The Brachyhypopomus gauderio isolate BG-103 chromosome 17, BGAUD_0.2, whole genome shotgun sequence genome includes a window with the following:
- the slc35f4 gene encoding solute carrier family 35 member F4 isoform X2 codes for MKKHSARVAPLSSYSTQVLTCPISEGEEGSDSHIETPASEANVEDTSYQACASVALKVLGGLLVVLCVSSSWVGTTQVVQVTFTSFSCPFFISWFSTNWNIFFFPLYYSGHAVITREKQTPIQKFRECSRLFGEDGMTLKLFLKRTAPFSILWTLTNYLYLLALKKLTATDVSALYCCHKAFVFLLSWIVLKDRFMGVRIVAAIMAITGIVMMAYADGFHGDSIIGVALAVGSASTSALYKVLFKMFLGSANLGEIAHFFSTMGFFNLIFISCVPIILYFTRVEHWGSISALPWGYLCGVAGLWLVFNILVNVGVVLTYPILISIGTLLSIPGNAAVDVLKHEVIFSVVRLSATCVICTGFLLLLLPEEWDAVTLRFLAALADKKSEEHGEELTESSVHTRSRSRANGAVSIPMA; via the exons ATGAAGAAGCATTCTGCTAGAGTGGCTCCTCTCAGCTCTTACAGCACACAGGTCCTCACCTGCCCCATCTCAGAAG GAGAGGAAGGCTCAGACTCCCATATCGAGACTCCAGCCAGCGAGGCCAATGTAGAGGACACTTCCTATCAGGCCTGTGCCAGTGTTGCCCTGAAGGTCCTGGGAGGCCTGCTGgtggtcctgtgtgtgtcctcgtCCTGGGTGGGCACCACTCAGGTGGTGCAGGTCACCTTCACGTCTTTCTCCTGCCCTTTCTTCATCTCCTGGTTCAGCACCAACTGGaacatcttcttcttccccctctaCTACTCTGGCCACGCCGTCATCACACGGGAGAAGCAGACCCCCATTCAGAAATTCAG GGAGTGCAGCCGACTCTTTGGTGAAGATGGGATGACTCTGAAGCTGTTTCTGAAGAGAACGGCTCCGTTCTCCATCCTGTGGACGCTGACCAACTACCTGTACCTGCTGGCCCTGAAGAAGCTCACGGCCACAGACGTTTCAGCCCTCTACTGCTGCCACAAGGCGTTTGTCTTTCTGCTGTCCTGGATTGTGCTGAAGGACCGCTTCATGGGTGTGCGG ATTGTAGCTGCCATTATGGCAATCACAGGCATTGTCATGATGGCCTATGCAGATGGTTTCCATGGTGACTCCATCATAGGCGTGGCTTTAGCAGTAGGCTCCGCCTCTACATCAGCACTGTACAAG GTGCTGTTCAAGATGTTTCTGGGCAGTGCAAACCTGGGAGAGATCGCCCACTTCTTCTCCACCATGGGGTTCTTCAACCTGATCTTCATCTCCTGTGTGCCTATCATCCTATATTTCACCAGAGTGGAACACTGGGGTTCCATATCTGCCCTACCTTGGGGCTATCTCTGTGGAGTGGCTGGCCTGTGGCTGG TGTTCAACATCCTGGTAAATGTAGGCGTGGTTCTCACCTACCCCATCCTCATATCTATTGGCACCTTACTCAGCATCCCTGGTAATGCAG CCGTGGACGTTCTGAAGCACGAGGTGATCTTCAGCGTGGTGCGCCTGTCCGCCACCTGCGTCATCTGCACGGGCTTCCTGCTGCTGCTCCTGCCCGAGGAGTGGGACGCCGTCACCCTGCGCTTCCTCGCCGCGCTCGCCGACAAGAAGTCCGAGGAGCACGGAGAGGAGCTCACGGAGTccagcgtgcacacacgcagcCGGAGCAGGGCCAACGGGGCCGTCTCCATCCCCATGGCGTGA
- the slc35f4 gene encoding solute carrier family 35 member F4 isoform X1, with product MSATEKDAEQPNVSLERVRSTHLPGKASPQLDSRSTYNDSPKVTANGVHDIEDRILRMTGYYGYYPGYSSHRREEGSDSHIETPASEANVEDTSYQACASVALKVLGGLLVVLCVSSSWVGTTQVVQVTFTSFSCPFFISWFSTNWNIFFFPLYYSGHAVITREKQTPIQKFRECSRLFGEDGMTLKLFLKRTAPFSILWTLTNYLYLLALKKLTATDVSALYCCHKAFVFLLSWIVLKDRFMGVRIVAAIMAITGIVMMAYADGFHGDSIIGVALAVGSASTSALYKVLFKMFLGSANLGEIAHFFSTMGFFNLIFISCVPIILYFTRVEHWGSISALPWGYLCGVAGLWLVFNILVNVGVVLTYPILISIGTLLSIPGNAAVDVLKHEVIFSVVRLSATCVICTGFLLLLLPEEWDAVTLRFLAALADKKSEEHGEELTESSVHTRSRSRANGAVSIPMA from the exons ATGAGCGCCACGGAGAAGGACGCGGAGCAGCCCAACGTGTCCCTGGAGCGTGTCAGGAGCACGCACCTACCGGGCAAAGCGTCGCCGCAGCTCGACAGCCGCTCCACTTACAACGATTCACCGAAAGTGACAGCTAACGGCGTGCATGACATCGAGGACCGGATTTTACGAATGACGGGTTATTATGGCTATTATCCTGGATATTCTAGCCATAGAA GAGAGGAAGGCTCAGACTCCCATATCGAGACTCCAGCCAGCGAGGCCAATGTAGAGGACACTTCCTATCAGGCCTGTGCCAGTGTTGCCCTGAAGGTCCTGGGAGGCCTGCTGgtggtcctgtgtgtgtcctcgtCCTGGGTGGGCACCACTCAGGTGGTGCAGGTCACCTTCACGTCTTTCTCCTGCCCTTTCTTCATCTCCTGGTTCAGCACCAACTGGaacatcttcttcttccccctctaCTACTCTGGCCACGCCGTCATCACACGGGAGAAGCAGACCCCCATTCAGAAATTCAG GGAGTGCAGCCGACTCTTTGGTGAAGATGGGATGACTCTGAAGCTGTTTCTGAAGAGAACGGCTCCGTTCTCCATCCTGTGGACGCTGACCAACTACCTGTACCTGCTGGCCCTGAAGAAGCTCACGGCCACAGACGTTTCAGCCCTCTACTGCTGCCACAAGGCGTTTGTCTTTCTGCTGTCCTGGATTGTGCTGAAGGACCGCTTCATGGGTGTGCGG ATTGTAGCTGCCATTATGGCAATCACAGGCATTGTCATGATGGCCTATGCAGATGGTTTCCATGGTGACTCCATCATAGGCGTGGCTTTAGCAGTAGGCTCCGCCTCTACATCAGCACTGTACAAG GTGCTGTTCAAGATGTTTCTGGGCAGTGCAAACCTGGGAGAGATCGCCCACTTCTTCTCCACCATGGGGTTCTTCAACCTGATCTTCATCTCCTGTGTGCCTATCATCCTATATTTCACCAGAGTGGAACACTGGGGTTCCATATCTGCCCTACCTTGGGGCTATCTCTGTGGAGTGGCTGGCCTGTGGCTGG TGTTCAACATCCTGGTAAATGTAGGCGTGGTTCTCACCTACCCCATCCTCATATCTATTGGCACCTTACTCAGCATCCCTGGTAATGCAG CCGTGGACGTTCTGAAGCACGAGGTGATCTTCAGCGTGGTGCGCCTGTCCGCCACCTGCGTCATCTGCACGGGCTTCCTGCTGCTGCTCCTGCCCGAGGAGTGGGACGCCGTCACCCTGCGCTTCCTCGCCGCGCTCGCCGACAAGAAGTCCGAGGAGCACGGAGAGGAGCTCACGGAGTccagcgtgcacacacgcagcCGGAGCAGGGCCAACGGGGCCGTCTCCATCCCCATGGCGTGA